One Candidatus Desulfatibia profunda DNA window includes the following coding sequences:
- the dksA gene encoding RNA polymerase-binding protein DksA, protein MKKKDLEYFKELLSIRLEELLSQVDDTVSGMTDPKENFPDPTDRATLESDRNFMLRIRDRESKLIKKIKKALERIEDETFGSCETCGDDISIKRLKARPVTTQCIDCKTKEEAFEKSLGL, encoded by the coding sequence ATGAAAAAGAAAGATCTTGAATATTTTAAAGAACTTCTATCTATCCGCCTGGAAGAGCTTTTAAGTCAGGTCGATGATACCGTCTCCGGTATGACTGACCCGAAAGAAAATTTTCCAGATCCAACCGATCGGGCTACCCTTGAATCGGACCGGAATTTTATGCTCCGAATACGGGACCGCGAGAGCAAGCTAATCAAGAAGATTAAAAAAGCCCTTGAACGCATTGAAGACGAAACGTTCGGAAGTTGTGAAACATGTGGTGATGATATTTCAATAAAACGCCTTAAAGCAAGGCCTGTTACTACCCAATGCATTGACTGCAAAACCAAAGAAGA
- the fabD gene encoding ACP S-malonyltransferase, giving the protein MKKTVFLFPGQGSQAVGMGQDFYQEYDFVREIFDMAAEAAKLNLSQLCFQGPFEDLTMTINLQPAITVVNLACLAAIEKEGITPDITAGHSLGEYSALCASGVLSKMDTFKLVFKRGWLMHRESTKHPGAMQAIVGLPIDAVQQLVDEVRTEGVVAVANHNTELQIVITGAPDRVKKISSLAESQGAKTIPLKVSGAWHSDLIKGAEGEFKDFLSAFTFAVPQRSILMNVTGDFAENPEEIRSIMAKQLCSPVRWYDAMCKLVACNVEYIVEVGPGKVLTGLLKKILPKDYPCKIFNVNNMKSLESYFKEAT; this is encoded by the coding sequence GTGAAAAAAACCGTATTTTTATTTCCCGGCCAGGGGTCACAGGCGGTCGGCATGGGCCAGGACTTTTACCAGGAATACGATTTTGTCAGAGAAATTTTCGACATGGCCGCAGAGGCTGCCAAGCTAAACCTTTCGCAGCTATGCTTCCAAGGGCCTTTCGAAGACCTTACGATGACGATTAATCTGCAGCCGGCAATTACCGTGGTCAATCTTGCCTGCCTCGCCGCAATCGAAAAAGAGGGCATAACACCCGATATAACCGCCGGGCACAGTCTCGGCGAATACAGCGCATTATGTGCATCCGGCGTTCTTTCAAAGATGGACACTTTCAAGCTGGTCTTTAAAAGAGGATGGCTCATGCACCGCGAATCGACAAAGCATCCGGGCGCGATGCAAGCCATTGTCGGGCTCCCCATCGATGCCGTTCAACAACTTGTTGACGAGGTTCGCACGGAGGGTGTTGTTGCTGTGGCCAACCACAACACCGAACTGCAGATCGTTATCACGGGTGCTCCGGATCGGGTGAAAAAAATTTCGTCGCTGGCGGAATCACAAGGCGCGAAAACCATACCTTTAAAAGTCAGCGGGGCCTGGCACAGCGATTTGATTAAAGGCGCCGAAGGCGAGTTCAAAGATTTTCTGAGCGCCTTTACGTTTGCCGTTCCGCAAAGATCCATCCTCATGAACGTTACAGGCGACTTCGCCGAAAACCCCGAAGAGATCAGGTCGATCATGGCCAAACAACTTTGCAGCCCTGTCAGGTGGTATGACGCCATGTGCAAGCTTGTAGCGTGTAACGTGGAATACATTGTCGAAGTCGGACCGGGAAAGGTGCTGACCGGTTTGTTAAAAAAGATTTTGCCCAAGGACTATCCTTGTAAAATCTTTAACGTCAACAACATGAAAAGTCTTGAAAGCTATTTTAAAGAAGCAACCTGA